A single Watersipora subatra chromosome 7, tzWatSuba1.1, whole genome shotgun sequence DNA region contains:
- the LOC137399203 gene encoding homeobox protein six1-like isoform X2, with protein sequence MLVDPMMQQPIQQNSCHVAQANATPMPSFGFTQEQVACVCEVLQQGGNIDRLARFLWSLPACEHLHKNESVLKAKAVVAFQRSNFRELYKILESNHFSPHNHPKLQALWLKAHYIESEKIRGRPLGAVGKYRVRRKHPLPRTIWDGEETSYCFKEKSRILLRDWYTHNPYPSPREKRELAEGTGLTTTQVSNWFKNRRQRDRAAEAKERGENVKASHNGGSSPHSDDSDCSMTKDGSLITPKNEPIHHQSSLKKQINQMYNGSVLNVPSSCHEESQSAYLPGVNILASSVSQHANLAPITSNTVLSSTDSMSNLLTDYQHL encoded by the exons ATGCTTGTCGACCCCATGATGCAGCAGCCGATTCAGCAGAATAGCTGTCATGTTGCTCAGGCGAATGCGACACCTATGCCATCATTCGGGTTCACGCAGGAACAGGTCGCCTGTGTGTGCGAGGTTTTGCAACAGGGTGGCAACATTGACAGATTAGCAAG GTTTCTATGGTCTCTACCAGCTTGCGAGCACCTTCACAAAAATGAGTCAGTTTTAAAAGCAAAAGCCGTAGTTGCCTTTCAAAGAAGTAACTTCAGGGAATTATACAAAATCTTAGAAAGCAATCACTTCTCACCACACAACCACCCGAAGCTGCAAGCGCTCTGGCTAAAGGCTCACTATATCGAGTCAGAAAAGATTCGAGGTCGACCACTCGGAGCCGTTGGTAAATACAG GGTTCGAAGGAAGCATCCTTTGCCTCGTACTATTTGGGATGGAGAAGAGACAAGCTattgttttaaagaaaaatctCGAATTCTACTTAGAGACTGGTACACACATAACCCATACCCGAGTCCGAGAGAAAAGAGGGAGCTCGCAGAAGGAACGGGACTAACGACAACACAGGTTTCTAACTGGTTTAAAAACAGGAGACAAAGAGACAGAGCTGCCGAGGCGAAAGAACGAGGAGAGAATGTAAAAGCGAGTCATAATGGCGGTTCAAGTCCACATTCTGATGACTCAGACTGCAGTATGACTAAAGACGGCAGCCTCATCACTCCCAAAAATGAACCCATCCATCATCAATCATCTTTAAAAAAACAGATCAACCAG ATGTATAACGGGTCAGTTCTGAACGTCCCCTCTTCATGCCACGAAGAGTCACAGTCCGCATACCTACCAGGAGTGAATATTCTAGCAAGCTCCGTTTCTCAGCACGCGAACCTTGCACCTATCACTTCCAATACAGTTCTCTCATCTACCGATAGCATGTCAAATTTGCTTACTGACTATCAGCATCTTTGA
- the LOC137399203 gene encoding homeobox protein SIX1-like isoform X1, whose protein sequence is MLVDPMMQQPIQQNSCHVAQANATPMPSFGFTQEQVACVCEVLQQGGNIDRLARFLWSLPACEHLHKNESVLKAKAVVAFQRSNFRELYKILESNHFSPHNHPKLQALWLKAHYIESEKIRGRPLGAVGKYRVRRKHPLPRTIWDGEETSYCFKEKSRILLRDWYTHNPYPSPREKRELAEGTGLTTTQVSNWFKNRRQRDRAAEAKERGENVKASHNGGSSPHSDDSDCSMTKDGSLITPKNEPIHHQSSLKKQINQQMYNGSVLNVPSSCHEESQSAYLPGVNILASSVSQHANLAPITSNTVLSSTDSMSNLLTDYQHL, encoded by the exons ATGCTTGTCGACCCCATGATGCAGCAGCCGATTCAGCAGAATAGCTGTCATGTTGCTCAGGCGAATGCGACACCTATGCCATCATTCGGGTTCACGCAGGAACAGGTCGCCTGTGTGTGCGAGGTTTTGCAACAGGGTGGCAACATTGACAGATTAGCAAG GTTTCTATGGTCTCTACCAGCTTGCGAGCACCTTCACAAAAATGAGTCAGTTTTAAAAGCAAAAGCCGTAGTTGCCTTTCAAAGAAGTAACTTCAGGGAATTATACAAAATCTTAGAAAGCAATCACTTCTCACCACACAACCACCCGAAGCTGCAAGCGCTCTGGCTAAAGGCTCACTATATCGAGTCAGAAAAGATTCGAGGTCGACCACTCGGAGCCGTTGGTAAATACAG GGTTCGAAGGAAGCATCCTTTGCCTCGTACTATTTGGGATGGAGAAGAGACAAGCTattgttttaaagaaaaatctCGAATTCTACTTAGAGACTGGTACACACATAACCCATACCCGAGTCCGAGAGAAAAGAGGGAGCTCGCAGAAGGAACGGGACTAACGACAACACAGGTTTCTAACTGGTTTAAAAACAGGAGACAAAGAGACAGAGCTGCCGAGGCGAAAGAACGAGGAGAGAATGTAAAAGCGAGTCATAATGGCGGTTCAAGTCCACATTCTGATGACTCAGACTGCAGTATGACTAAAGACGGCAGCCTCATCACTCCCAAAAATGAACCCATCCATCATCAATCATCTTTAAAAAAACAGATCAACCAG CAGATGTATAACGGGTCAGTTCTGAACGTCCCCTCTTCATGCCACGAAGAGTCACAGTCCGCATACCTACCAGGAGTGAATATTCTAGCAAGCTCCGTTTCTCAGCACGCGAACCTTGCACCTATCACTTCCAATACAGTTCTCTCATCTACCGATAGCATGTCAAATTTGCTTACTGACTATCAGCATCTTTGA